A region of Bradyrhizobium sp. CCBAU 53351 DNA encodes the following proteins:
- a CDS encoding IS110 family transposase, whose translation MRRVIGMDIHRTFWEVAIWEGGVLRHAGRVDMTRVALEGFGRTPKPTDEVVLEATGNSMAASRVLSPFVAREVIANPLQVKAIAHAHVKTDKVDAGTLANLYVAGYLPEVWTPDAVTERLRRLVARRYQIVRRRTRVKNEVHAILASHLVPKCLHSDLLNQRGRVWLARQVVPADEQPALERNIRELDRLAEDQAELDREIALSVMGDSPVRRLMTITSVNLTVAVGIIAAVGDVTRVKSPQKLVSYFGLNPRVRQSGLGAAHHGRISKVGRSHARAMLVEAEWGAAKRPCSFASGRSGGIRSRRSRLPVSSLSYAGIC comes from the coding sequence ATGCGACGCGTAATCGGAATGGATATCCACCGCACCTTCTGGGAGGTGGCGATTTGGGAAGGAGGCGTGCTGCGGCACGCAGGCCGGGTCGACATGACCCGCGTGGCACTTGAAGGCTTCGGGAGGACGCCTAAGCCGACGGACGAGGTCGTTCTGGAAGCGACTGGCAATAGCATGGCAGCGTCGCGCGTACTGTCGCCTTTCGTCGCCCGGGAGGTGATCGCCAACCCGCTGCAGGTGAAGGCGATCGCCCATGCGCATGTGAAGACCGACAAGGTTGATGCAGGCACTCTCGCGAACCTTTACGTCGCGGGCTACTTGCCCGAAGTGTGGACGCCGGACGCGGTTACCGAGCGATTGCGCCGGCTGGTGGCGCGGCGTTACCAGATTGTACGTCGTCGAACACGCGTAAAGAATGAGGTGCATGCGATCCTTGCGTCGCATCTTGTTCCGAAGTGCCTTCACTCTGACCTGCTCAACCAGCGCGGCCGAGTGTGGCTTGCACGGCAGGTCGTGCCGGCAGATGAGCAGCCGGCACTTGAGCGGAATATCCGTGAACTCGATCGGCTCGCCGAAGACCAGGCGGAGTTGGACCGCGAGATCGCACTGAGTGTCATGGGCGACAGTCCCGTGCGAAGGCTGATGACGATCACGAGCGTCAACCTAACGGTGGCCGTCGGCATCATCGCGGCGGTCGGCGACGTCACGCGAGTCAAGAGCCCACAGAAGCTGGTGAGCTACTTCGGCCTGAATCCACGGGTACGCCAGTCGGGCCTCGGCGCTGCCCATCATGGGCGCATCAGCAAGGTTGGTCGCAGCCACGCGCGGGCGATGCTGGTCGAGGCGGAATGGGGTGCTGCAAAGAGGCCTTGTTCGTTCGCATCAGGGCGAAGCGGGGGCATCAGATCGCGGCGGTCGCGCTTGCCCGTAAGCTCACTGTCCTATGCAGGCATCTGCTGA
- a CDS encoding DUF4365 domain-containing protein encodes MAFPSFIQSSFILEEAVSAERAKDSVRNLLLRVQGKATERERLQVETEETFEFACADADIEYWTKGTAPVLLIVVALKTRKAYCKSLKEWFADPERRKSRRSSSRRRTYQR; translated from the coding sequence ATGGCATTCCCATCGTTCATCCAAAGCTCCTTCATTCTAGAAGAAGCCGTCAGTGCTGAAAGAGCGAAAGATTCTGTACGCAACCTGCTCCTGCGGGTCCAGGGCAAGGCCACTGAGCGCGAACGACTGCAGGTGGAGACCGAGGAAACGTTCGAATTCGCGTGCGCCGACGCTGACATCGAATACTGGACCAAAGGCACGGCTCCCGTCCTGCTGATCGTCGTGGCTCTGAAGACGCGGAAGGCCTACTGCAAATCGCTGAAGGAGTGGTTTGCGGATCCGGAGCGCCGTAAGTCCCGCAGGTCGTCTTCGAGAAGGCGAACCTACCAACGCTAA
- a CDS encoding transposase DNA-binding-containing protein — protein MLLKQIGGDIGQSIPMVCQDWANTKAAYRFFSNERVSEADILSGLFKSTRERIAAAKGPVLVPHDTTEFTYQRERPDLIGMIKRIPKSNSRRLDGKPKRTRHAEY, from the coding sequence ATGCTACTGAAGCAGATCGGTGGAGACATCGGCCAGAGCATTCCGATGGTTTGCCAAGACTGGGCGAATACCAAGGCGGCCTATCGTTTCTTTTCCAATGAACGAGTAAGCGAGGCCGACATTCTGTCTGGTCTCTTTAAATCGACGCGGGAACGTATCGCGGCTGCGAAAGGTCCTGTTCTTGTCCCGCATGATACGACCGAGTTCACCTATCAAAGAGAGCGCCCGGATCTGATCGGGATGATTAAGCGCATCCCCAAAAGCAACTCCCGAAGATTGGACGGAAAACCCAAACGTACACGACATGCGGAATATTGA
- a CDS encoding substrate-binding domain-containing protein, with protein MIERVLFEERHAEAVPGLIRAAKADAVIVYGPETDQMIDAIASVTSSGTPVITLGSDLPTTPRLAYVGIDHYGAGRAAAFFMSRMVNRGIYLAVCSDLKYRAEASRISGFRDGVKAELSSPIHVEIMESDECPKGMSEDAVSGIYVAGSKNGLAHTVAPWLARAPIVIAHDLSDEVRQMMKTGVVALAIDQNPEEQASRSVALLLARFGLTAHAPEAGIVSFTVHTKYNI; from the coding sequence GTGATCGAACGCGTCCTATTCGAGGAGCGGCATGCGGAAGCGGTCCCGGGTCTGATTCGCGCGGCCAAGGCAGACGCGGTGATAGTGTACGGACCCGAGACAGATCAAATGATAGATGCGATTGCCTCGGTGACCTCATCGGGGACCCCTGTCATTACTCTCGGATCAGACCTGCCGACGACACCACGGTTGGCCTACGTCGGGATTGACCACTACGGAGCCGGACGAGCTGCGGCATTCTTCATGTCCCGGATGGTCAATCGGGGAATCTACTTAGCGGTCTGCTCCGATCTGAAATACCGAGCGGAGGCCTCTAGGATTAGTGGATTTCGAGACGGTGTGAAGGCAGAACTTTCTTCTCCGATACACGTCGAGATAATGGAGAGCGATGAGTGCCCTAAAGGAATGTCCGAGGATGCTGTCAGCGGTATCTACGTCGCGGGATCAAAAAATGGGCTTGCCCACACAGTGGCACCGTGGTTGGCCAGAGCACCAATCGTGATCGCGCACGACCTTAGCGACGAGGTCAGACAGATGATGAAGACCGGCGTCGTTGCTCTGGCGATTGATCAGAACCCGGAAGAACAAGCATCGAGGTCGGTAGCTCTTCTCTTAGCCCGCTTCGGCCTAACGGCTCACGCGCCCGAGGCCGGGATAGTATCGTTTACCGTCCACACGAAATACAACATCTAA
- a CDS encoding NAD(P)/FAD-dependent oxidoreductase, which translates to MTERCRIVIVGGGHAGGRLAQLLSRGPDRVHVTLVGAEPIYPYERPPLSKGVLLGTSGLDDCVLWKPNDPVWERVETHLGVAVEDVDRVRKNIRLSDGKVIRYDRLVLATGSRVRGFPVQGSQLRGVFSLRSYADAQTVSKYFLASNRVAVVGGGFIGLEVAAAAAQRGIQPRVIEASDRLLSRLVPRLVADRLAETHLHAGVQLTYGAMVERFVSNGHGSLKRAVLSNGDAVDCSVAVVAVGVEPEISLAIGAGLEIDIGVITNEQLRTSDPNIFACGDIAAFWHPLYQRHIRLESWQNAEDHARILAAVLLGEEVTAPSVPFFWSDQYDLSLQIMGLPHLGTSTRRKPTASGSAILLHCDALERLVGATAIGPTALIGRELRKMRQLIASRAICNSVTLDGAELEVVAG; encoded by the coding sequence ATGACTGAGCGATGCAGAATAGTCATCGTTGGAGGGGGGCACGCCGGCGGCAGATTGGCGCAACTCTTGTCTCGCGGCCCCGATCGCGTCCACGTGACCCTCGTCGGGGCCGAGCCTATCTATCCCTACGAACGACCTCCGCTATCTAAAGGAGTTCTCCTGGGCACCAGCGGGCTCGATGACTGCGTGTTGTGGAAGCCTAACGACCCAGTTTGGGAGCGTGTAGAGACCCATCTCGGCGTCGCCGTTGAAGATGTTGATCGCGTCCGGAAAAACATCCGACTTAGCGACGGTAAAGTGATTAGATACGATCGATTGGTTCTCGCTACCGGCTCTCGAGTTCGCGGGTTTCCGGTGCAAGGAAGTCAGCTCCGCGGCGTCTTTAGCCTTCGAAGTTACGCCGATGCTCAAACCGTTTCTAAGTACTTCCTGGCATCAAACCGAGTGGCCGTCGTTGGTGGCGGATTTATCGGCCTCGAAGTCGCGGCGGCCGCCGCACAGCGCGGCATCCAGCCACGAGTGATCGAAGCTTCCGACCGACTGCTTTCTCGCTTGGTGCCGCGACTGGTAGCAGATCGCCTTGCCGAGACGCACCTCCACGCTGGTGTGCAATTGACGTACGGGGCCATGGTCGAGAGGTTCGTTTCCAATGGCCATGGTAGCCTAAAGCGCGCTGTTCTCAGCAATGGAGATGCTGTTGACTGCAGTGTCGCCGTCGTTGCCGTTGGTGTTGAACCTGAGATATCCCTTGCGATTGGCGCCGGCTTGGAGATCGACATTGGTGTAATAACTAACGAGCAGCTGCGTACCTCTGATCCCAACATATTCGCCTGTGGCGACATTGCCGCCTTCTGGCATCCACTTTACCAACGGCATATACGTTTGGAGTCGTGGCAAAACGCGGAGGATCACGCAAGAATCCTAGCCGCCGTACTGCTGGGCGAAGAAGTTACGGCGCCGTCAGTCCCATTCTTTTGGTCTGACCAGTACGACCTCTCCCTTCAAATAATGGGGTTACCTCATCTCGGTACGTCGACAAGGCGAAAACCGACAGCGTCTGGAAGCGCGATCTTGCTTCACTGCGACGCACTTGAACGACTCGTCGGCGCGACCGCCATCGGACCCACGGCGCTCATCGGGCGAGAGCTGAGAAAAATGCGTCAGCTGATTGCTTCACGCGCTATCTGCAACTCTGTCACGCTTGACGGAGCCGAGTTAGAGGTCGTTGCGGGTTAA
- a CDS encoding MocE family 2Fe-2S type ferredoxin: MVDDTARTWVFACKVEDIRLQDVRRWEFDGHSYAIFRSPKGEIFVTDDICTHEHAHLSDGYVEGHTVECPRHSGRFSYMTGKALGAPVCINLRTYEVRIEDGAVTVLVPRRA, translated from the coding sequence ATGGTTGACGACACCGCTCGTACATGGGTGTTTGCGTGCAAGGTAGAGGATATTCGGCTTCAAGACGTTCGTCGCTGGGAGTTTGACGGGCATTCATACGCAATATTTCGCTCCCCGAAGGGCGAAATCTTCGTAACAGACGATATTTGCACTCATGAACACGCCCACCTGTCCGATGGTTATGTTGAGGGCCACACGGTGGAGTGCCCCCGTCACTCTGGACGGTTCAGCTATATGACGGGAAAGGCACTTGGCGCTCCGGTATGCATAAACCTGCGCACGTACGAGGTGAGAATCGAGGATGGAGCGGTCACCGTTTTGGTACCTCGACGGGCTTAA
- a CDS encoding sugar phosphate isomerase/epimerase: protein MNTILFFQSLWAMELRSATEPERGLEENIRMIKDAGYDGVSADWRSREYVRELHGLLKANGLTAEGQCFPKTIDELKPVLENATEFGLHHLEIQPDVRPRRLDDCIPLLEGWLRLAEEVDFPVYIETHRDRMTTDLFFTLDLLERIPDLKLLGDISHFVVGREFSWPITEENNSHIHQVLDRCWAFHGRVASREQIQIEISFPQHQMWLDQFLEWWGYGFRSWRRRAADGEALAFTCELGPRPYAITGRDGEDTTDRWSEALMLRECVRKAWDKSGAHLEDNA, encoded by the coding sequence ATGAACACCATCCTGTTCTTTCAGTCGCTTTGGGCCATGGAATTGCGAAGCGCGACGGAGCCAGAACGCGGGCTTGAGGAAAACATCCGAATGATCAAAGATGCCGGCTATGACGGCGTTAGCGCAGATTGGCGGAGCCGGGAGTACGTACGCGAGCTGCATGGCCTGTTGAAGGCGAACGGGTTGACAGCCGAAGGCCAGTGTTTTCCGAAGACCATCGATGAGCTCAAGCCAGTGCTCGAAAATGCAACGGAATTCGGTCTTCATCATCTTGAGATTCAACCAGATGTACGGCCACGTCGCTTGGATGATTGCATCCCGCTTTTAGAAGGATGGCTGCGGCTTGCCGAGGAGGTCGATTTTCCCGTCTATATAGAGACACATCGCGACCGGATGACGACCGACCTGTTCTTTACACTCGATCTACTTGAACGAATCCCCGATCTCAAGCTGCTGGGGGATATTTCGCACTTCGTTGTTGGGCGCGAGTTCTCATGGCCAATTACCGAGGAGAATAACAGCCACATCCATCAAGTTTTGGATAGGTGTTGGGCGTTCCACGGTAGGGTAGCAAGCCGCGAGCAAATACAAATCGAGATTAGCTTCCCGCAGCACCAAATGTGGCTCGACCAGTTCTTAGAGTGGTGGGGCTACGGCTTTCGGAGTTGGCGCCGGCGCGCGGCGGACGGAGAGGCATTGGCGTTTACTTGCGAGTTGGGGCCGCGGCCGTACGCGATAACCGGTCGAGATGGTGAAGATACAACGGATCGCTGGAGCGAAGCCCTGATGCTTCGAGAATGCGTCAGGAAGGCTTGGGACAAGTCTGGAGCCCACCTGGAAGACAACGCGTAG
- a CDS encoding NAD(P)/FAD-dependent oxidoreductase, producing MARRIVIVGAGHAGTSAARALREHGWSDEIVLLTEERSAPYERPPLSKSVLTQEESFSGVAALAPGWLDQNGILFRSGVRAEAIDRDAQSVTLAGGDRFRYDYLLLATGAKPRFPQLPGVGSKGVIALRSLDQSAVLRERLMPARRLVVIGGGLIGLEVAASARARGVDTTVLEKAPALLSRVMPISTSDRILELHRSNGTKVFLGADVEAIIGCDMVEGVRLRSGQEFVADTVLVAVGADPDVELAQKAGLATDDGILVNEYLQTADSRIFAAGDAARYPASTGKDTIRLEAWKNALDQGGTAALNILGRKVSYRAVPWMWSDQFDKVFQVAGIPNKSQVEVNRSLDDGGIVTFLLDRFGVLEATAAFGSLSQVAKIVRVATSIIERRLRPSPSVLQDPSYDLRKLLQSDAVNAHSTHEAALSAVRR from the coding sequence ATGGCTCGAAGAATTGTCATAGTTGGTGCTGGACATGCTGGGACGAGTGCAGCTCGCGCACTACGGGAGCATGGGTGGTCCGACGAGATTGTACTCCTAACGGAGGAACGGTCCGCCCCTTATGAGCGTCCGCCTCTGTCCAAGTCAGTCCTTACTCAAGAGGAGAGCTTCAGCGGCGTAGCGGCTCTTGCCCCAGGTTGGCTTGACCAGAACGGAATCCTTTTCCGCTCTGGGGTCAGAGCGGAAGCAATCGACCGGGACGCACAGAGCGTTACACTCGCTGGAGGAGATCGTTTTCGGTATGACTACCTCCTGCTCGCGACAGGAGCAAAACCGCGTTTTCCGCAGTTGCCTGGCGTCGGCTCGAAGGGAGTGATCGCGCTGCGGTCGTTGGATCAATCCGCCGTTCTCCGAGAGAGATTGATGCCGGCACGAAGGCTTGTCGTTATCGGCGGAGGACTGATCGGATTGGAAGTCGCGGCGTCTGCCCGGGCAAGAGGTGTTGACACAACAGTTTTGGAAAAGGCACCCGCTCTGCTGTCTCGCGTGATGCCGATCTCGACGTCCGATAGAATCTTAGAACTGCATCGTTCCAACGGCACCAAGGTTTTCCTCGGAGCGGACGTGGAGGCGATCATTGGTTGCGACATGGTCGAGGGCGTGCGACTCAGATCAGGACAGGAATTCGTAGCCGACACAGTTCTGGTTGCTGTTGGCGCGGATCCCGACGTTGAATTGGCGCAGAAGGCTGGCCTTGCCACTGACGACGGCATTCTCGTCAATGAATACCTCCAAACTGCAGACTCTCGGATCTTCGCCGCCGGAGACGCAGCAAGATATCCGGCGTCGACGGGTAAAGACACGATACGATTGGAGGCATGGAAGAATGCGCTGGACCAGGGGGGCACTGCCGCGTTGAACATTTTGGGACGAAAGGTTTCCTATAGGGCAGTTCCATGGATGTGGTCTGATCAATTCGACAAAGTATTCCAAGTTGCTGGCATTCCGAACAAATCGCAGGTCGAGGTAAATCGTAGTTTAGACGATGGGGGTATAGTAACGTTTCTCCTAGACAGATTTGGCGTTCTAGAGGCCACGGCGGCGTTCGGTAGCCTATCGCAAGTAGCAAAGATCGTCCGAGTCGCGACCTCGATAATTGAGAGGCGCCTTCGCCCGTCGCCTTCCGTCCTGCAGGACCCAAGCTACGATTTGAGAAAGCTCTTGCAGTCAGATGCCGTCAACGCCCACTCAACGCATGAAGCCGCTCTCTCAGCAGTTCGAAGGTAG
- a CDS encoding sterol desaturase family protein — protein sequence MMEETKFGRRDEFGHYAPKELISYGPLFTLPPKPMAVIKWLPGYFLPWNLLLIVFGIGYWLFLAPSLEQMKTLEIGWVLYLVLLNYAIVVLWYGAWHSWLYVLRRQETRFKYNPRWPTARATVFVFGKQALDNIFWTITSGVPVFTAYQVAAFYLYANGYVPLITLSDNPIWFIVLLLLVPFIHEVHFYAVHRLLHTRLLYKYVHSLHHNNTNVLPWSGLAMHPVEHILYFSVIVLIAVFNSHPIHMLAMVMRAGLAPAIAHTGFDRTELGGERTVPSGVYAHYLHHKLFEVNYADGAVPLDKWFGSFHDGSPEADERLKLRMERRAEAYAKKDARA from the coding sequence ATGATGGAGGAAACTAAATTCGGCCGTCGCGACGAGTTTGGTCACTACGCGCCTAAGGAGCTCATCAGTTATGGGCCGTTGTTCACGTTGCCTCCGAAACCTATGGCGGTGATAAAGTGGTTGCCAGGGTACTTTTTGCCTTGGAACCTGCTGCTTATCGTGTTCGGGATCGGTTATTGGCTCTTTCTTGCGCCGTCTCTTGAACAAATGAAGACACTCGAGATCGGCTGGGTACTTTATCTCGTTCTCCTCAACTATGCCATCGTCGTCCTTTGGTATGGCGCCTGGCACTCTTGGCTCTACGTTTTGCGACGGCAGGAGACGCGCTTTAAGTACAACCCGCGTTGGCCCACGGCCAGAGCTACTGTTTTCGTCTTCGGCAAACAGGCTTTGGACAATATTTTCTGGACGATAACGAGCGGCGTTCCGGTCTTTACAGCATATCAGGTCGCGGCGTTTTATCTTTATGCCAACGGCTACGTGCCTCTCATCACCTTGTCAGACAACCCAATATGGTTCATCGTCCTGCTGTTACTCGTCCCATTCATTCATGAGGTCCACTTTTACGCGGTTCACCGCCTGCTTCATACTCGTCTCCTCTACAAGTACGTTCATTCATTGCACCACAATAATACGAACGTGCTTCCCTGGTCGGGATTAGCGATGCACCCGGTCGAACACATCCTGTATTTTTCTGTCATCGTGTTGATCGCTGTCTTCAATTCACATCCAATACATATGCTTGCCATGGTGATGCGCGCGGGCCTCGCTCCAGCAATTGCCCATACCGGTTTCGATCGAACCGAGCTGGGGGGCGAGCGCACCGTCCCATCTGGAGTCTACGCTCATTATCTTCACCACAAGCTTTTCGAGGTGAATTACGCTGATGGGGCGGTCCCACTAGACAAGTGGTTTGGCAGCTTTCACGACGGCAGCCCTGAAGCCGATGAGCGTCTAAAGCTTCGTATGGAACGGCGTGCTGAAGCTTATGCCAAGAAGGACGCTCGAGCCTGA
- a CDS encoding substrate-binding domain-containing protein codes for MIVARIVRRAFLAGVAGIALTSVAFADGPTPIRVKSDAHAEVPQKFKNHAVKIAVVRQLNTGDVYQEWIAGVEAEAKKLGVKLTVYNADGDNAKQALMLQQAVATQPDAIVIGWGFGDSLRDGIKAAADANIPVVTYYVSVEPSDKVITVDQGDKLMMTGILGALKAHIGGDGAKADVIYVYVPGYQALDLRNEVWKEFLRANPGVNTVATIGVVNANTAAQTADQAKAALTAHPNVKAIVAPYDEFTKGASLAISELGLADKVKTYGMDISTADIAVMTKPHSPWVVTATTNQSNVGSVVLRVAAARIAGDLIGNTLSVPPLVITQEELRTNKVENIEQLGAVFPDLKTPDVAKAPWMDKMK; via the coding sequence ATGATTGTGGCAAGGATTGTTCGTCGCGCATTTCTCGCAGGCGTCGCGGGGATCGCCCTTACAAGTGTAGCGTTCGCAGACGGGCCCACTCCGATTCGAGTTAAGTCGGACGCGCACGCCGAGGTACCGCAAAAGTTTAAGAATCACGCGGTTAAGATCGCGGTTGTCCGCCAGCTCAACACTGGCGACGTGTATCAGGAGTGGATTGCCGGCGTTGAGGCTGAAGCGAAGAAGCTCGGCGTCAAGCTGACGGTCTACAACGCCGACGGCGACAATGCGAAGCAGGCGCTGATGCTGCAGCAGGCCGTAGCCACTCAGCCGGATGCCATCGTCATTGGTTGGGGATTTGGTGATAGTCTGCGCGACGGCATCAAGGCGGCCGCTGACGCCAATATTCCTGTCGTGACCTACTACGTTTCGGTCGAGCCGTCGGACAAGGTCATCACCGTTGATCAGGGCGACAAGCTGATGATGACCGGCATCCTTGGTGCTCTGAAGGCCCATATCGGCGGCGACGGTGCAAAGGCTGACGTCATCTATGTCTATGTGCCAGGCTATCAGGCGCTCGATCTGCGCAACGAAGTCTGGAAGGAATTCTTGAGGGCCAACCCTGGCGTCAATACGGTAGCGACGATCGGCGTCGTCAACGCCAACACTGCCGCCCAGACGGCCGATCAGGCCAAGGCAGCGCTGACTGCCCATCCAAACGTCAAGGCGATTGTCGCGCCGTATGATGAGTTCACCAAAGGCGCATCGCTAGCGATCAGCGAACTCGGTCTGGCGGACAAGGTTAAGACCTATGGCATGGACATCTCAACTGCCGACATCGCGGTAATGACGAAGCCACACAGTCCTTGGGTGGTCACGGCTACCACCAACCAGTCCAATGTCGGCTCGGTCGTACTGCGGGTGGCCGCGGCCAGGATTGCCGGCGACCTCATCGGCAACACGCTGAGCGTGCCGCCGCTGGTTATCACTCAGGAAGAGCTGCGCACGAACAAAGTCGAGAACATCGAACAGCTTGGTGCGGTCTTTCCGGATCTGAAGACGCCGGACGTGGCGAAGGCCCCTTGGATGGATAAGATGAAATGA
- a CDS encoding sugar ABC transporter ATP-binding protein, with amino-acid sequence MSERTRALVEFRNITKRFGATQALKGVSFSIMPGETLGLLGANGAGKSTLIKVLSGNFLRTSGEILIEGERTEIRSPTEARDCGIATVHQNIDDAVVFGMTVAENLLLDDLSTADSPFFLNRRSVMDRAQQVQQKLGLKLPLEAPVEELSASGRQEVAIARALVKNPKLLILDEPTSTLSAREAEKLFEAVADLKRRGIAVLYVSHRMSESQQLCNRAVVLRNGQIVSEHQSPLDTNAIATSILGDLILSAKHVIRRSDQVPVFVGRGLRVRPDAVPVDLTFRKGEVIGITGLVGAGKTELLEQIYGAMPLVSGKMLLNDRPFKPRDAADALTRGVAMVPEERAKQSIFPGEGLAKHCSIGAMGFFSRYGFIDLHKEVAFTQDIIRDYNVKCPGWDAPIEALSGGNQQKLLVGRWLKHGWSLLILDEPFRGIDIGARGIISDALRAFSEYNSVVVSSSDPEEVVEVADRVLIMVEGAIAGEVMADALSSEELSEIMSRTGAARQGVSGGTLQ; translated from the coding sequence ATGTCCGAGCGAACGAGAGCCCTCGTCGAGTTCCGCAACATCACCAAGCGCTTCGGTGCCACGCAAGCGCTAAAGGGTGTGAGCTTCTCGATTATGCCGGGCGAGACGCTGGGTCTGCTCGGTGCCAACGGCGCCGGCAAGTCCACGCTCATCAAAGTGCTCTCCGGCAATTTCCTGCGCACGTCCGGCGAAATCCTGATCGAGGGCGAGCGGACCGAAATCCGCTCGCCGACCGAAGCGCGTGACTGCGGCATCGCGACCGTTCACCAGAACATCGACGATGCCGTGGTGTTCGGCATGACAGTGGCAGAAAATTTGCTGCTCGACGATCTCTCGACCGCCGACTCGCCCTTCTTTCTCAACCGCCGCAGCGTCATGGACCGCGCGCAGCAGGTGCAGCAGAAGTTGGGCCTCAAGCTACCGCTGGAAGCTCCGGTGGAGGAACTGTCAGCGAGCGGTCGGCAGGAGGTGGCGATCGCGCGCGCCCTAGTGAAGAACCCTAAGCTGTTGATCCTCGACGAGCCGACTTCGACGCTGTCGGCGCGTGAAGCGGAAAAATTGTTCGAGGCGGTGGCGGACCTCAAGCGGCGCGGTATCGCGGTGCTTTACGTCTCGCACCGCATGAGCGAGAGCCAGCAACTATGCAACCGCGCAGTCGTTTTGCGCAATGGTCAGATCGTTTCCGAGCACCAGTCACCGCTCGATACGAATGCGATAGCGACATCAATTCTCGGCGATCTGATCTTGTCGGCGAAACATGTCATCCGCCGCTCGGACCAGGTGCCGGTGTTTGTCGGACGCGGCTTGCGTGTGCGGCCCGATGCGGTGCCCGTCGACCTGACGTTCCGCAAGGGCGAGGTGATCGGTATCACCGGGCTCGTTGGCGCCGGGAAGACCGAGCTTCTGGAACAGATTTACGGTGCTATGCCGCTGGTTTCGGGCAAGATGCTGCTCAACGATCGGCCCTTCAAGCCGCGCGACGCAGCCGATGCGCTGACGAGGGGCGTGGCGATGGTGCCGGAGGAGCGCGCGAAGCAATCGATCTTCCCTGGCGAGGGCCTGGCGAAGCATTGCTCGATCGGCGCAATGGGATTCTTCAGCCGCTATGGCTTCATCGACCTACATAAAGAAGTGGCATTCACCCAGGATATCATCCGTGACTACAACGTCAAGTGTCCCGGCTGGGATGCCCCCATCGAGGCGCTGTCGGGAGGCAATCAGCAGAAGCTGTTAGTCGGCCGCTGGCTCAAGCACGGCTGGTCACTTCTAATTCTTGACGAACCGTTCCGGGGAATCGACATCGGAGCGCGCGGCATCATCTCGGACGCGCTGCGGGCTTTCTCGGAGTACAACTCGGTCGTAGTCTCGTCGTCGGACCCTGAGGAAGTGGTGGAGGTCGCCGACCGCGTACTCATTATGGTCGAAGGAGCGATCGCGGGCGAAGTTATGGCGGATGCGCTCAGCTCCGAAGAGCTTTCTGAAATCATGAGCCGGACCGGTGCAGCTCGGCAAGGCGTAAGTGGGGGCACCCTTCAATGA